The Deltaproteobacteria bacterium genome includes a window with the following:
- a CDS encoding VWA domain-containing protein — translation MNAYQTIVFFFSCLVLLILQGGATAQQPSLPADGWQGSRPTPQASTPTPTPQALPATPFPQPSGPSGGKQTLEIPVQPQAVLPPASHQEVTIPPAPQPTLPSPVVQTPSTRPNQLLTVTVTDQDGQYVTDLKPEDFVVYEADLPRPLTYFNTGQNEPMSLGLVVDSSESMMTKMGRARQALRLLADSIQPQDEVFLSAFSSSLELLQDFTDSRPLVIQATARLRPDGQTALYDAILDGLKRIRQGQRQKKALVVITDGVDTSSQASLAEVTEAIRSSHVLVYTIGIGNAHVRRNHQGRASMPMGAPMGMGGGMVGRRGGPFGMMGPMGPHGSMPPAGRFVDETVDSRALAAMSEETGAKHFLLNTADVVGNGAVLEAAANTIVSELRQQYSLGYRSALKGDVHREVRIETRRSGVVVRTQKGVNEKGMGKN, via the coding sequence ATGAACGCATATCAAACGATTGTCTTTTTTTTCTCGTGCCTGGTGCTCCTGATTCTTCAAGGAGGAGCCACTGCTCAACAACCTTCCTTGCCAGCTGATGGTTGGCAGGGATCACGCCCAACACCACAAGCGTCCACGCCAACGCCGACACCACAGGCACTACCAGCAACACCGTTTCCGCAACCGTCTGGACCATCTGGTGGAAAACAGACCTTAGAGATTCCTGTCCAACCACAAGCCGTGCTTCCTCCTGCGTCACACCAGGAAGTGACCATTCCTCCAGCCCCACAACCGACGTTGCCATCACCAGTAGTGCAGACACCATCGACGCGGCCAAATCAGTTGCTGACCGTGACGGTCACTGATCAGGATGGCCAGTATGTCACGGACCTCAAACCAGAAGACTTTGTCGTCTATGAAGCCGACCTGCCGCGGCCGCTGACCTACTTCAATACCGGGCAAAACGAGCCCATGAGCCTTGGCCTCGTTGTTGATTCGAGTGAGAGCATGATGACGAAGATGGGACGTGCGCGTCAGGCCTTGCGCCTGCTCGCAGACTCCATTCAGCCACAAGATGAAGTGTTTTTGAGCGCGTTTAGTTCTTCCCTTGAGTTATTGCAGGATTTTACTGACAGTCGACCACTGGTGATCCAAGCAACAGCTCGCCTGAGACCGGACGGACAGACGGCTCTGTATGACGCTATTCTTGACGGACTCAAGCGCATTCGCCAAGGGCAGCGGCAAAAGAAAGCTCTCGTTGTCATCACTGATGGTGTGGATACATCGAGCCAGGCTTCTCTGGCGGAAGTGACCGAGGCTATACGGAGTTCGCACGTGCTGGTGTATACGATCGGCATTGGCAACGCACATGTGCGCAGGAACCACCAGGGGCGAGCATCGATGCCGATGGGAGCGCCGATGGGAATGGGTGGTGGTATGGTAGGAAGACGAGGGGGGCCCTTCGGAATGATGGGACCTATGGGACCTCATGGCTCAATGCCACCAGCTGGACGGTTTGTCGATGAAACGGTGGATTCTCGAGCTCTGGCCGCTATGAGCGAGGAAACTGGTGCCAAACATTTCTTGCTCAACACCGCTGATGTCGTTGGCAACGGTGCGGTGTTAGAGGCAGCCGCGAATACTATCGTGAGCGAATTGCGACAGCAGTACAGTTTAGGGTATCGCTCGGCACTCAAGGGCGACGTCCATCGCGAAGTGCGCATCGAGACGCGACGCAGTGGCGTCGTTGTTCGCACGCAAAAGGGAGTGAATGAGAAAGGCATGGGCAAGAATTAA